The Solea senegalensis isolate Sse05_10M unplaced genomic scaffold, IFAPA_SoseM_1 scf7180000014855, whole genome shotgun sequence genome includes the window CTGGTTCATCTCTCCAATCGACATCTTATCTCTACACTCACGTGGATTTATatctttattataatataaaacataaagaaaacaagaaacaagtACAAAGCCAAATTTTGGcttaaaataaatctaaacCTTAAAGTTTCtaagaagaaaacaatataaatgacattgtaatgATCTGCCTGATTCATTCAATAATAATCTGCTATTTGTCCACTCagattaatctgttaatctctCATTTGTAGCCAAAGATGCTGCAAATGTGACGAGtgctatatacatacatgtttatataaatatgtatcctcacaataaaaatatcaaaatatgtgcaaatgtacttaatattttatacttttctttGTCGAGAGAGATCAgtggaaggagaggagaaaaccctgctgccacctagtggttgGAGGTTTAAATAGAACAAACTACTGCTATTATATTTTAGTTGAACAGTAAATGTATCTACTGAGTAACTGAATCACAAAGttttttcccaaaatgtcaaactctTCTTCTCAAACTGCCGAGTGTGAATGTTGTGATCGTACCTGAGACGGAGTGTTCTATCCGCACTGTGCGTTTGTAAACAGGCGAGTTTGTGTCAGTAAAGGGATTATAACGATCTAGAAGAAGCAGGTTTCAGATTAAACAACAACCAGTGAACTGAGGAGGTGAAGACTCCACTGTGAGGGGATGATTGTTTGAAACTAAACGACTCGTTACCGCCAAACATTTCATGAGCAGACGTCCGAGAGGAAAAGCTAACGCCGTCTGAAGACACCACAGGTAAGTGAGTGGCGTCCACCACCAGCTTTGACAGGAAAGGGTTGAGGTTTGGCATGGAGTCGTCTCCAGCTTCAGCAGAGGTGAAAGGATCTGGACGTCACggaggagacaggagagggaggaaggagacaggagaggaaagaagaagaaggtggacGTCAGCGTCAGACAACgagaagagaaggagagcaCGCCGCAGAAGAGAAGATCCTCTCACCTGACCAGGCTGTAGCCACTGGAAGACctgaagaacctgaagaacCGGACTGAAGAGCCGGCTGGAACGATGACTGGAGGTCAAACAGGTCGCTCTCCATcttcactgcactgcacacacacacacacacacacacacataaaaaaatgatgatttatttcATGGTTTTTCGACATTTTCTAagtttacattcattttgtggactttttttttcttaccctAAAagatactttaaaaaaaagttttttaagtAGAACAAAGGTACATTTGTTCACTCTTTAACAgtcattttgtttatattttacagtgtgtgcccatcttgacctttgaccccgtTGTTGAGTTTTCTCTGTTTCAATTCATGTTATAAATGAATCAAAGCAAATGTTaacccttcaaaataagagtggTACCCGTTGGAGCAGCTGGCTGTTGAGAAGAGGTCGATGGCTGGTGCAGTGCTGATAGCGCCCCCGGTGGTGGAGACTGGGGACGTGTCAGTGGTGGCAAACGAAGGTCTTTTAGAAAGTTCTTTAAGTCTTTGTTCCTGAGTCACAGAGCGAGAATCAAACTAATCAAACAGGAGTTTAttaatctgctgctgttgttgttgtgtttgataAAAACCTTTAGAGCTTTGAGTCGAGCTTGTTCTTCTTCCAGAGCCGCTTGTTTCTCACGCTCGTCCACTTTAGTGAAGGACATGCCGGTGGTGGCCAGAGAGGACACAGCGTTTGACAGAGTGCTGGCTctgcacagacaaacaaacaaacaagtaaacaaacaaacgaacgAAAGAacgaacgaatgaatgaatgaataaataaataaacaaataaataaatcaatgaatgcatgaatgaataaataaataaacagacaaacaaacacataaataaatagacaaacaaacacataaataaataaatagacaaacaaataaataaatgaataaataaacagacaaacaaacaaataaataataaacaaacaaacaaatcaatgaatgaataaataaacaaacaaataaataaataaacagagacaaacaaacaaataaatcaatgaatgcatgaatgaataaataaacagacaaaaaacaaataaatagacaaataaataaataaatagacaaacagacaaataaataaacaaataaataaataaataaataaataaataaataaaacaaacaaaaaccaaacaaataaataaacagacaaacaaacaaataaacagtttgtttgatttttcagcttctttaacgtgaatattttctggtttttttgctccataaaaacaaagaaatcattaaaaacattttgtggacgtttgacaaacactgattaatattttacaacatttcaGGACCAAAGAAATAGTTGCAGCCCAATATCTGTCTATTATGTTTATGTATTATTACTGTTGTAATTGTTAATATCACAtgattacacacatacacacacacacacacacacgtgggtATTTGTGTATCTGTGTTCCCTCTAATGAGAACAATGTTTCATGGAATTAATGCTAAATAAAGAATGAGTAAgtctctgatgatgatgataatgatgatgatgaagaacgTACCTGCTGGCTGCAGTGGAGTCTTTGACCTTCTTGCCCTCTAAAGAGGCCAAGTGCTGCTCCAGAGCTTCCAGGAGGCTGCTGGGAGCCtgaggagacaaagacacagtcaagagaggacacacacacacacacacacacacacacacacacacacacacacacagacagacagacagacacacacacactgtgatggaCAGACGTGGGAAACTTAAGTctcttcatcatcacacactTCTGACTCGACTCAGTTAAGCTTCATCACGTtgtttccattacttcatagctcctcctcctctgtgtgggcggagtcatcacctCACGGTGGTTTTCtccgcgacacaaacacaaactcgtCACGAGTTTGTGTAAAGCAGTcgttttgggtgaaagtgaatcacagccgacactctctgaccaatcagaggccggcggtctgatgacgtcacagttTAGTTTCAGCTGAACGATGAAGTGTGTGATGATAGAGTGACTTTTTTTCCCGCCTCTGATCCATGAGAAGCAGCTGTCGAGAGTTAACGTCAGAGCACGATGACGTTCATCACCACGACGTCGAAACACGACACGGCAGCCATTTTACACTGAGGTCACATCTGTCCTGAGATCTGATCCCAGCGTTACCCGTTCACACTGACACGTCACATTTATGTCTACGCGTCTCAGAGTCAATTTACCTGTAAACTAATAACTTTTCATCTTTAGCAGATCATCTTTCCTGAAttgcttttttctctccagaTAATAGAATTATGGctattttctaaattaaaaaaaaaattttgctaaaaaaaaaacatttctcctgtttttctgaATAATAAATTTTCTTcctataaaaataataaaaattacgTAAAAAATTAATTTATCTTCCCAGATCTCAGTTTACTTTTAACTTTGAAACACTGAAcgttaataatataaatatatatactgtagtaaacaaaagaaatgacatataatatagaaatataacATTGTGTGATCAGGATCAGGATGTTCACACCAGACAATATTAAGAGAATTTTATCACAACGAGAGatttttcaacaacaacaacaaaaacaacaacaacatgcaaaaacacacacacacacacacacacacacacacacaccgaggaagaagaggaagaagaagaggtaaATGATAGTACTTACACAAACTGTGAACTGAAGAGGACagataaaaggaaaatacaggATATAAAGGTGGTGACAGTCACtgacagaaaacaggaaactgagtgAGTGTGATTTGTTTACACCTTTATTTACTGTAGAGAGAAGCAGTGCTGAGCAGCAGAGACTTAAACAAACACCCACATGTCAAATCATCCCagaataatctggattaaaatGTTGTCTTCTATGAAGAAGTGAGACAAACTAAGGTACGTCACGTAAGCGCCCCCCACAGGTGGAAGATAAAAAATGTGACAACGAATCTTCACTTTGGTGAAGATTTTTCTTGgtttacagtaaaatatgtTGCTCcactttgttttaataaatgtcaactaaattaaatacacatttaaaaatgatttactgCAGAAGTTgtttcatcaaaacaaaactttttacttttattcttttaatgttGTAGCACGAGTAAAGACATAAACAATATTTCAAGCTCAATttaatgagtcattttaaataatcctgattattattttttccataaTCGAGTATCTGCTGAATAACTGAGCTGAACCTTAGCAGAGAACATGTTCATAAAATCCTGCGATGTAATAAACGTTTGCTCTTACTGCTCAGCaccagaaagacaaagaagaagcagaagaagaaacaggagaaaacaaacGTGCACCTTAAAGAAGAAAATCATGCTGTTGTTTcttgtgaaaacatttctgaacTTTACTGAACAAATGAAGAAtttaaagaaagagaagaagaagatcctgtgttttctctgctcacCTGGGAAAGATCTGGGATGTCGCCTCGATCGATTCCCACCTgctgttaaaaagaaaacacatgttatCACACGTTTCATTGAGAAACTCGTTCATCTGTGGCTGAAGAATACATAGAAAAGTACCTCTGCTACTTTGAGGAACTCTGATATCCGCGTCATCCTGGTGAGAAACTTCTTATAAATGTCCAAACCTTCTTTACACTGAGTTTTCTTCATGTCAAAGTATTTCTCTGTTTAATGGAAGATACACAGATGTAAGTTAACTGTGTACAATCAGAGACACTGTGATAAGAAGAGAAAGTTATGTCTGAAGGTGAGTGAAGGTGAGTGAAGGTGAGTGAAGGTGAGTGAAGGTGAGTGAAGATCAGTGTCTGAAGGCGTGTGAAGGTCAGTGAAGGTGTCTGAAGGTGAGCGAAGGTCAATGAAGGTGTGTGTGAAGGTCAGTAAAGGTGTCTGAAGGTCAGGCAAGTGTGTGAAGGTCAGTGAAGGTGTCTGAAGCTGAGTGAAGGTCAATGAAGGTGAGTAAGGTGCCTGAAGGTGCCTGAAAGTGTctggggctgtgtgtgtgaagaaggtgtgtgtgaaggtcagtaaagtgtgtgtgaagtgaagctGTTCTGAAGGTGAGCAAGGTcaatgaaggtgtgtgtgtgaaggtcagTGAAGGTGCCTGAAGGTCGTGAAGGTGTCTGAAGGTcagtgaaggtgtgtgtgaagGTCAGTGAAGGTGTTCTGAAGCTGAGAAGGTCAATGAAGGTGAGTGAAGGTTCTGCTTGGGGGCCTGAAGATGTCTGAAGGTGTGTGTGAAGGTCAGTGAAGGTGTCTGAAGGTGAGCGAAGGTCAATGAAGATCAGTGAAGGTGTCTGAAGGTGAGCGGGTCACGAAGGTCAGTGAAGGTGTCTGAAGGTGAGGAAGGTGTTCGAAGCTGAGTGAAGGTCAATGAAGGAGCGAAGGTGTCTGAAGGTGTGTGTAGGGAAGGTCAGTGAAGGTGTCCTGAAGGTGTGTGTGAAGGTCAGTGAAGGTGTCTGAGTGAAGGtgtgaaggtgaaggtgaagtGAAGTCAAAGGTGCTGAAGGTAAAGGTGTCTGAAGGTGTGTGAAGGTCAGTGGTGTCGAAGGTGAGCAATGAAGGTCAGTGAAGGTGTCTGAAGGTGAGCGGTCAATGAAAGTCAGTGAAGGTGTCTGAAGGTGAGTGAAGGTGTCTGAAGGTGAGTGAAGGAGACTGAAGGTCAGTGAAGGTGTCTGAAGGTGTCTGAAGGTGAGTGAAGGTGAGTGAAGTTCTCACCCAGCAGGTTGATGATTCCTTCATTATAAGCAGCAAAGAGTCTGATGGAGTCCTTGAAGAGAAGCATGAAGGCTGCGTTGATGACGCCATTAGTTAACTCGTTAGCATTAACCTGAGgacaaacaataaagaaaagcaTTTCATCTCCACTGTGATGATCCACGCTGAGAAGAAACATGTCAATGAGCTCAAACCGtatcaataaatgaattcatgacatttttatctgtgtatGTATTTAACAGGTCATCTTTAACTGACTTGTGGTTAATATTAACTCACGTTTCCATCATTAGTTAACTGAAACTATAAATGTGCTGTGGTTTCCAAAGTCTGGCTCGggggcccacagatgggtcacaggagatttATTTTGGGTCATCAAACAAATGAGCAGAATtttccttttacattttaattgtgatacatttcacacaatgaattgtttgatgtttaattctaaatgattatttaatttaatttttaatagtTTGAAATGTTTATTGACAGATTTTGCTGTACAGAAGGTCACGTGTGACGATCAGCTGCTTCCTCAGTGACAGAATAAAACTTCAGTACGTTGTTCACACtgaagctgcagagacacagcagctTCACCTTTAACTCACATTGAAGTCAAGCAGAGCGTCCATCTGGTTCTGAATAATTGGAATAGTCTTGAGCAGCTTCTCTGTGCTCATGGTCCTCATTACACCGTCCactctgtgaggacacatgaagacagacggaggacaaggaggaggagacacacgaTAAACTGatcattcactgtgtttgtgattattACAATCATTCATTTATGAAAATCATGCTGGAgatcatgtttatgtttatattaaaaacataaacatgattaatgtttcgagtgtgactgaaaaagaaaagtgagtcCTTACCCACGTTTGACTTTAGTGAAGTCAAAGGCGACTTGTCTGTAAGAAACAGCTTTTTCATTCAGATATCGACTGTACCTCCTGATAAACGTCGACATGTCGTAGCCTGGGAAACAAAAGCACCATATtttatgtacgtatatatacatatatacgtatatatatatatatatatatatatatatatatatatatatatatatatatatatatatatatatgtacacacactaGAGATGTAACACTAGAGATTACCGGTATGACGATAAACCGCAGTAAAATTCCCGACGGTTAGTAGTAccgtttcaaattttaattatcgtTAAAACCGTGATTGATTACCGCAACTGATGACCGAAAAACTCAGTGATACTGCTCATTTCCTGAAGAAGCAGCGACACCTGAACGGCACTCGCTCAGAAGCGGGCGCACATGCGCAgtttccactgtcctgtgacAACACGGCTGAAGACACCTGCGCTCCAGAGATTTCCCccccagtaaaaaaacaagatcagaagtctgggcatattttgcatttttaaatgatgttgacggtaaaataattgaagacaaaaaaaaaaactccgcGAAGGGGGGGTAACACTTCCGTGAGCACCACCCACAACGCTTCAGCGAGTGTAAAGTAAGTCAACAAAAACGGGATTTCGGAATAGtgggaaatgtcatggtttgtctgtaaaacgttcctattttctcaataaaggaaacctaagttaagtgttacctaacgttactcctgtaaaaatacatgttattgggCGCTATCAGCGAAAGCGAGTAGTGTGTGCAGACGACATGTACCGTAGCAGAGAaaaatttgtttgtttctgtgttttttattttattttcatgctgtgtacgaccgctgctacttaattattatccgacagagtgaggacctgtgtgtgtgtgtgtgtgtgcgcacgtgtcagtcagtcagatgataattaataataataataataataataatcatcatataatattttttaaaataaaactttgttaaaagatttcagtgtgtgtgttcagtactttttgaacacatctaacaataccgtgataattttggtcacaataactgtgatatgaaattttcatatcgttacatctctaacacacacatatacatatatatgcatatacatacatgtttaaTTTAGAACTGTCAGTCAAACTTTTACCTTGTAACCCACTTTTGTCCAAAAAATTACTGAGGTTGAAGAGTGTGTTCCTGGAAGCCAAATACTGGACGAAACGCTGcatgaaggagaaaaagaataAACCAGTGGTTAATCACCTGACCTTTAGTGTATTTACGTGGCATCAGCGGAAACAGCGTCTCACCTCGTTTCCATAGACCATGAGATGATGTGTGGTGATGAGAGACTTGAAGACGACCACCCAGCTGGTGCTCGTGGTTCTTTCAAACAGAGAGTCGGCCAACTGGGGAATGTTCACGTTCATCTCGTTAGTGCAGTGGATCAaatctgaaacacaacaaaaactctCATCACTCAAGTCAGACAAAGACCTGAGGATATTTATTCTCACTGTAAATACTCAAGGCTGTCATATGGATTTGTATCAGACACAAATATAAACTGAGCAACTAAAGCAAATAAACCTGTccatattttctccattaatcaattagttgttggttcataaaatgttataaacgtggaaatgatgatgttctcaaacgtcttgtaaTATGTGTGTAATATTcacaattacaaaaaacaacaattattaaaaacaaatttgtaaTCTGTCTTCAAACTACGTCCCAACATCTGAACGACAGGAATTAACTTAcgactgtaataaaaaaatcaaaccctcctttctgtaaatgtgaattaatcagagatatttttaatataatactcacacactgagacactgaaaCCTCCTGTCTGTGATGTCAATGATATATGATATTAATGCATCCTGaaacatgtttgaaaatgaaatcactttttcaaagtaaaataatttgaatgtttgttttacagtcgTTTACAGAATTagaagcatgttttttttttaggtttgtcctttgaaaacatttctggAATTCTATAAACTTAATTGATctccacacacagctgtgattgtttttattaaaagggTGTCTTCCTGTTTACACAACTGAATTATCTCATAAAACTCACAATAAAGACCAGgtaataacacaacaaataacTGTCTCTGTTCTGAAATAAAGCtgattaaacacagacacacttgttgttttctctgacagtgttaatcacacactcacctgaCGAGTGTTAGCTTCTTGAAAGTAACAGGAGCCACACGTTTAAACATAATGATTGCTTGCCTCTTTAAAGTGTTGCTAATGTGCATATTTTACCATGATGAGTGTTAGCTTCTTCAAATACCTGCTAACAGGAGCAAAACATTAAACCGTAATGAACGCTAGCCTCTTCAAGTGACAACAGTAGCAACTCATTTAACCATAATTAGTGTTAGCTTCttcaaagtaataataatggtaGCAGAACATTTAACCACAGAGAGTGTTAGCTTCTTCAAAGTAATGTTAACCGTAGCTACAGATTCAAACATGATGAGTGCTAGCCTCTTCACAGTGATGCTAATAGTAGCAATTTGTTGAAGCATAACAAGCAATATTTCTGTtagcagcagcacaaatgtaAGTTTTGTTAAAACAGTCGACAATACCGGTTCTTAACACTCACAGCTTATCATGACATCATAGCTGTAGTGTATTAAATCACAAACACCATAAATATGAGGCCTAAAGTCACAGCAAACAATCTCCCTGAACTGTTACTCAACTTTACCTTCATGAAAGCCACTGATATCAGTGCCATCATTTCTTCTTAAGTGCAAATCAATGCGTAggaatgagtgtgtgtctctgactgaGGGTTTTTAAGCTGTGTGATGACGTCAGGCTgtggaggaagcagcagcagcaggtatcACATTACTCCATCACCTGTGCTCCACCATGATGGAGAAACACTGAGAGCATTATGGTAAATGTTGACTCAGGGTCCAACAGAGGAATCATGACTAGAGCTGCTAACAGGAGTCTAAGCTAAGGCTAGTGCTGCTAACAGCAATCTCATACTAGTACTGCTAACAGCAGTCTAAACTATAACTTACAATACTAACAGTGGTCTAACCACATGCTAGCACTGCTAACAGCAGTCTAACCTAATATTATCGCTGCTAACAACAGTCTAACCTGATAATAACACTGCTAACGGCAGTCCAATCTAATACTAGCACTGCTAACGGCAGTCCACCATAGTACTAGAACTGCTAACAGCAGTCTAACCTAAGGCTGATGCTGCTAACAACAGTCTACGCTAACACTGGTACTGCTAACAGCAGTCTAGTGCGCAAAAACTATATTTTTAGAATGACAGTaacacacttttctctctccatgAATGTTTAGTGTTTATGTGTGCTAGCAACAAACCTAAAGCAGTAAGATTTCATAAACAACtatgtttgttgttattgtaagTCATAGTTTCATCACAATGTCATACATTTCCTAATAttgtttatatacatgtatgtatatatatatatatatatatgtatatatatatatatatatatatatatatatatatactgtatatacatacatatatgtatacacatgtacatatacatatacacatattaaaAATACTTGGAatcaacaaaatattttaaaagtcacactttttttaaatttaaatgtttgtgttatattatatttatattatattgtgtttatattgtcATACATTGATATCAAACCATGCATATCGTCATAAGATAGTTTTAACACATCGCCCAGtaaatattgtcattattattattgttgactGTATTATAACAGATACTGTTACATCCCTGATACACCGTGATAATAAAGTTGTGTGATCATAGTTTTCCTCCTATCACTCAGACATGTATGAGCTCATCTCTACCTGTGCTTtactataatatgatataatataatataatataatgtaactGTGTGACAGAATCACAGCAGAGTCGACTGAACAATCACAGGCAGCTACACACGAGCTAGCATCACATCAGCTAAAggtttaaatcaataaaacatgaatttatAATCATAAATAAAGAATATGCTGATTCAGATGTAGAGACAGTTTCATTGTGAGGAGGtctgtgacaaaaacaa containing:
- the LOC122761656 gene encoding phosphatidylinositol-binding clathrin assembly protein-like isoform X1: MSGQSITDRITAAQHSVTGSAVSKTVCKATTHEVMGPKKKHLDYLIHCTNEMNVNIPQLADSLFERTTSTSWVVVFKSLITTHHLMVYGNERFVQYLASRNTLFNLSNFLDKSGLQGYDMSTFIRRYSRYLNEKAVSYRQVAFDFTKVKRGVDGVMRTMSTEKLLKTIPIIQNQMDALLDFNVNANELTNGVINAAFMLLFKDSIRLFAAYNEGIINLLEKYFDMKKTQCKEGLDIYKKFLTRMTRISEFLKVAEQVGIDRGDIPDLSQFTVCAPSSLLEALEQHLASLEGKKVKDSTAASRASTLSNAVSSLATTGMSFTKVDEREKQAALEEEQARLKALKFDSRSVTQEQRLKELSKRPSFATTDTSPVSTTGGAISTAPAIDLFSTASCSNGAVKMESDLFDLQSSFQPALQSGSSGSSGLPVATAWSDPFTSAEAGDDSMPNLNPFLSKLVVDATHLPVVSSDGVSFSSRTSAHEMFGDRYNPFTDTNSPVYKRTVRIEHSVSDSFCGPAASSAQQLSQQSPFPSECASVAGLFRGYPAAQAPPPQQSPGLQVDFESVFGAKASGGNSCVSTDDISGGILKPTVAGSSLSSIQQPEKLVSDDLDSSLANLVGNLGIGNGTMKNDIHWSQPGEKRMTGGTNWQPKAAPTTTWNPVSMQPSVMTFPATTPTGMMGYGMPPQMSSMSMMNPPSMMFSQPAAVRPPNPFGSVSSAQPSAASSPSSQSPLRAPGHDPFAHLSLKDFL
- the LOC122761656 gene encoding phosphatidylinositol-binding clathrin assembly protein-like isoform X4 — protein: MSGQSITDRITAAQHSVTGSAVSKTVCKATTHEVMGPKKKHLDYLIHCTNEMNVNIPQLADSLFERTTSTSWVVVFKSLITTHHLMVYGNERFVQYLASRNTLFNLSNFLDKSGLQGYDMSTFIRRYSRYLNEKAVSYRQVAFDFTKVKRGVDGVMRTMSTEKLLKTIPIIQNQMDALLDFNVNANELTNGVINAAFMLLFKDSIRLFAAYNEGIINLLEKYFDMKKTQCKEGLDIYKKFLTRMTRISEFLKVAEQVGIDRGDIPDLSQAPSSLLEALEQHLASLEGKKVKDSTAASRASTLSNAVSSLATTGMSFTKVDEREKQAALEEEQARLKALKEQRLKELSKRPSFATTDTSPVSTTGGAISTAPAIDLFSTASCSNGAVKMESDLFDLQSSFQPALQSGSSGSSGLPVATAWSDPFTSAEAGDDSMPNLNPFLSKLVVDATHLPVVSSDGVSFSSRTSAHEMFGDRYNPFTDTNSPVYKRTVRIEHSVSDSFCGPAASSAQQLSQQSPFPSECASVAGLFRGYPAAQAPPPQQSPGLQVDFESVFGAKASGGNSCVSTDDISGGILKPTVAGSSLSSIQQPEKLVSDDLDSSLANLVGNLGIGNGTMKNDIHWSQPGEKRMTGGTNWQPKAAPTTTWNPVSMQPSVMTFPATTPTGMMGYGMPPQMSSMSMMNPPSMMFSQPAAVRPPNPFGSVSSAQPSAASSPSSQSPLRAPGHDPFAHLSLKDFL
- the LOC122761656 gene encoding phosphatidylinositol-binding clathrin assembly protein-like isoform X3, which translates into the protein MSGQSITDRITAAQHSVTGSAVSKTVCKATTHEVMGPKKKHLDYLIHCTNEMNVNIPQLADSLFERTTSTSWVVVFKSLITTHHLMVYGNERFVQYLASRNTLFNLSNFLDKSGLQGYDMSTFIRRYSRYLNEKAVSYRQVAFDFTKVKRGVDGVMRTMSTEKLLKTIPIIQNQMDALLDFNVNANELTNGVINAAFMLLFKDSIRLFAAYNEGIINLLEKYFDMKKTQCKEGLDIYKKFLTRMTRISEFLKVAEQVGIDRGDIPDLSQFTVCAPSSLLEALEQHLASLEGKKVKDSTAASRASTLSNAVSSLATTGMSFTKVDEREKQAALEEEQARLKALKEQRLKELSKRPSFATTDTSPVSTTGGAISTAPAIDLFSTASCSNGAVKMESDLFDLQSSFQPALQSGSSGSSGLPVATAWSDPFTSAEAGDDSMPNLNPFLSKLVVDATHLPVVSSDGVSFSSRTSAHEMFGDRYNPFTDTNSPVYKRTVRIEHSVSDSFCGPAASSAQQLSQQSPFPSECASVAGLFRGYPAAQAPPPQQSPGLQVDFESVFGAKASGGNSCVSTDDISGGILKPTVAGSSLSSIQQPEKLVSDDLDSSLANLVGNLGIGNGTMKNDIHWSQPGEKRMTGGTNWQPKAAPTTTWNPVSMQPSVMTFPATTPTGMMGYGMPPQMSSMSMMNPPSMMFSQPAAVRPPNPFGSVSSAQPSAASSPSSQSPLRAPGHDPFAHLSLKDFL
- the LOC122761656 gene encoding phosphatidylinositol-binding clathrin assembly protein-like isoform X7; its protein translation is MSGQSITDRITAAQHSVTGSAVSKTVCKATTHEVMGPKKKHLDYLIHCTNEMNVNIPQLADSLFERTTSTSWVVVFKSLITTHHLMVYGNERFVQYLASRNTLFNLSNFLDKSGLQGYDMSTFIRRYSRYLNEKAVSYRQVAFDFTKVKRGVDGVMRTMSTEKLLKTIPIIQNQMDALLDFNVNANELTNGVINAAFMLLFKDSIRLFAAYNEGIINLLEKYFDMKKTQCKEGLDIYKKFLTRMTRISEFLKVAEQVGIDRGDIPDLSQAPSSLLEALEQHLASLEGKKVKDSTAASRASTLSNAVSSLATTGMSFTKVDEREKQAALEEEQARLKALKEQRLKELSKRPSFATTDTSPVSTTGGAISTAPAIDLFSTASCSNGAVKMESDLFDLQSSFQPALQSGSSGSSGLPVATAWSDPFTSAEAGDDSMPNLNPFLSKLVVDATHLPVVSSDGVSFSSRTSAHEMFGDRYNPFTDTNSPVYKRTVRIEHSVSDSFCGPAASSAQQLSQQSPFPSECASVAGLFRGYPAAQAPPPQQSPGLQVDFESVFGAKASGGNSCVSTDDISGGILKPTVAGSSLSSIQQPEKLVSDDLDSSLANLVGNLGIGNGTMKK
- the LOC122761656 gene encoding phosphatidylinositol-binding clathrin assembly protein-like isoform X2, giving the protein MSGQSITDRITAAQHSVTGSAVSKTVCKATTHEVMGPKKKHLDYLIHCTNEMNVNIPQLADSLFERTTSTSWVVVFKSLITTHHLMVYGNERFVQYLASRNTLFNLSNFLDKSGLQGYDMSTFIRRYSRYLNEKAVSYRQVAFDFTKVKRGVDGVMRTMSTEKLLKTIPIIQNQMDALLDFNVNANELTNGVINAAFMLLFKDSIRLFAAYNEGIINLLEKYFDMKKTQCKEGLDIYKKFLTRMTRISEFLKVAEQVGIDRGDIPDLSQAPSSLLEALEQHLASLEGKKVKDSTAASRASTLSNAVSSLATTGMSFTKVDEREKQAALEEEQARLKALKFDSRSVTQEQRLKELSKRPSFATTDTSPVSTTGGAISTAPAIDLFSTASCSNGAVKMESDLFDLQSSFQPALQSGSSGSSGLPVATAWSDPFTSAEAGDDSMPNLNPFLSKLVVDATHLPVVSSDGVSFSSRTSAHEMFGDRYNPFTDTNSPVYKRTVRIEHSVSDSFCGPAASSAQQLSQQSPFPSECASVAGLFRGYPAAQAPPPQQSPGLQVDFESVFGAKASGGNSCVSTDDISGGILKPTVAGSSLSSIQQPEKLVSDDLDSSLANLVGNLGIGNGTMKNDIHWSQPGEKRMTGGTNWQPKAAPTTTWNPVSMQPSVMTFPATTPTGMMGYGMPPQMSSMSMMNPPSMMFSQPAAVRPPNPFGSVSSAQPSAASSPSSQSPLRAPGHDPFAHLSLKDFL